A region of Modestobacter marinus DNA encodes the following proteins:
- a CDS encoding DUF421 domain-containing protein, whose amino-acid sequence MWFDSWADLGRILAVGAAAYVTVVVVLRTSGKRTLAKLNAYDLVVTVALGSTLATILLSSDVSWADGAVALALLAGLQMLVAWVSVHWGGVRSVVTARPTLLFSEGRPLPEALREQRTTLDEVRQAVRAAGSGDLADIAAVVLETDGTLSVIPRSKIGDWSALERVAGAERGAAGDRAA is encoded by the coding sequence ATGTGGTTCGACTCATGGGCGGACCTGGGCAGGATCCTGGCGGTGGGGGCGGCGGCCTACGTCACCGTCGTCGTCGTGCTCCGGACCTCCGGCAAGCGGACGCTGGCCAAGCTGAACGCCTACGACCTGGTCGTCACGGTGGCGCTCGGCTCGACCCTGGCCACCATCCTGCTCAGCTCCGACGTCTCGTGGGCCGACGGCGCGGTGGCGCTGGCCCTGCTGGCGGGGCTGCAGATGCTCGTGGCCTGGGTGTCGGTGCACTGGGGGGGCGTGCGCAGCGTCGTGACCGCACGGCCCACCCTGCTGTTCAGCGAGGGCCGGCCGCTGCCGGAGGCCCTGCGGGAACAGCGGACGACGCTGGACGAGGTGCGGCAGGCGGTGCGCGCCGCCGGCTCCGGCGACCTCGCCGACATCGCCGCCGTGGTGCTGGAGACCGACGGCACCCTCAGCGTCATCCCGCGCAGCAAGATCGGGGACTGGTCGGCGCTGGAACGGGTCGCCGGGGCGGAGCGCGGCGCCGCGGGGGACCGGGCGGCCTGA
- a CDS encoding four-helix bundle copper-binding protein — protein sequence MTAAAQMLETHPQDQGGIDREALVACIEACVECAQACTACADACLAEDMVADLRTCIRTNLDCADVCEATGRVLSRRTGHDADVVRAVLEACAAACKACGDECGGHADMHEHCRVCAESCRRCEQACRQLLSSLG from the coding sequence ATGACCGCCGCAGCCCAGATGCTGGAGACCCACCCGCAGGACCAGGGGGGCATCGACCGGGAGGCGCTCGTCGCCTGCATCGAGGCGTGCGTGGAGTGCGCGCAGGCCTGCACCGCCTGCGCGGACGCCTGCCTGGCCGAGGACATGGTCGCCGACCTGCGGACCTGCATCCGGACCAACCTGGACTGCGCCGACGTCTGCGAGGCCACCGGGCGGGTGCTGTCCCGGCGCACCGGGCACGACGCGGACGTGGTCCGCGCGGTCCTCGAGGCGTGCGCGGCCGCCTGCAAGGCCTGCGGGGACGAGTGCGGTGGCCACGCCGACATGCACGAGCACTGCCGGGTGTGCGCCGAGTCCTGCCGCCGCTGCGAGCAGGCCTGCCGCCAGCTGCTCAGTTCGCTGGGCTGA
- a CDS encoding response regulator, giving the protein MTTEAAPAPIRVFLLDDHEIVRRGVADVLETDPGITVVGEAKNAAEALARVPALRPDVALLDVRLPDGDGVAVCRELRSRLPDLRAVMLTSYSDDEALFEAVMAGASGYLLKQILGQDLVSAVRTVAAGGSLLDPAAAAAAVQRMRRAAEPSGPLAKLSDQERTVLELIGEGLTNRQIGERMFLAEKTVKNYVSHLLAKLGLERRTQAAILATELRRPGPAAPRG; this is encoded by the coding sequence GTGACCACGGAGGCTGCGCCCGCTCCCATCCGGGTGTTCCTGCTCGACGACCACGAGATCGTCCGGCGCGGTGTCGCCGACGTCCTGGAGACCGACCCGGGCATCACCGTGGTCGGCGAGGCGAAGAACGCCGCCGAGGCGCTGGCCCGGGTGCCGGCGCTGCGGCCCGACGTCGCTCTCCTGGACGTGCGGCTGCCCGACGGCGACGGCGTCGCCGTCTGCCGGGAGCTGCGCTCCCGGCTGCCCGACCTCAGGGCCGTGATGCTGACCAGCTACAGCGACGACGAGGCGCTGTTCGAGGCGGTCATGGCCGGCGCCTCGGGGTACCTGCTGAAGCAGATCCTGGGGCAGGACCTGGTCAGCGCGGTGCGCACGGTGGCCGCCGGCGGGTCGCTGCTGGACCCGGCCGCGGCGGCGGCGGCTGTGCAGCGGATGCGCCGGGCGGCCGAGCCCAGCGGCCCGCTGGCCAAGCTCAGCGACCAGGAGCGGACGGTGCTGGAGCTCATCGGGGAGGGGCTGACCAACCGGCAGATCGGCGAGCGGATGTTCCTGGCCGAGAAGACGGTCAAGAACTACGTCTCGCACCTGCTGGCCAAGCTCGGGCTGGAGCGGCGCACCCAGGCCGCGATCCTGGCCACCGAGCTCCGCCGCCCGGGTCCGGCCGCACCCCGGGGCTGA
- a CDS encoding GAF domain-containing protein translates to MSEDGTTPRPAAGPEGTDAESPLAAMRLTELLEEVQDRLSTVARTQARVQDLLDAFLGVSAGLDLDATLRRIVEAAARLVDAEYGALGVLRPEGGLGQFLTVGIDEAQRARMGHLPEGKGVLGQLITDPRPLRIADLGEHPSAVGLPPGHPPMRTFLGVPVLVRGTVFGNLYMTEKHGGGQFTDEDEAVLVALAGAAGIAIDNARLYAEGEVRRRWLTAVGDVRATLLGGLPPEQALQLVVDRVATLTAADGAWLLSGPDPDDGTHEVRAQSGAGLADVTGHRLHLGQAPTPQTVPDRRALTPVDLTGFPRADPDAAPWGPAIGVPLPSTDAQAAVVIAARRGGSPRFDPAIGPLVSEFADQVALALDMAARQQVARRLDVYADRDRIARDLHDHVIQRLFAAGLSLQATATRVRDDVVGQRLRQVVDQLDETVRDIRTTIFDLHTTDDGEHAGSLRRQVLDIVTETAGEDLQATVRTSGAVDSLVTGDLAVDVAAVVREGVGNAVRHAGARHVTVTLDVADAVVVEVRDDGRGIDPTVACSGLRDLAERARRRGGESVVQPLPEGGTLVRWHAPLP, encoded by the coding sequence ATGAGCGAGGACGGGACGACGCCCCGGCCGGCGGCCGGGCCGGAGGGCACCGACGCCGAGTCCCCCCTGGCGGCGATGCGGCTGACCGAGCTGCTCGAGGAGGTGCAGGACCGGCTCTCCACGGTGGCCCGCACCCAGGCCCGGGTGCAGGACCTCCTGGACGCCTTCCTCGGCGTCTCGGCCGGGCTGGACCTGGACGCGACGCTGCGCCGGATCGTCGAGGCCGCGGCGCGGCTGGTCGACGCCGAGTACGGCGCGCTGGGCGTGCTGCGCCCGGAGGGCGGCCTCGGCCAGTTCCTCACCGTCGGGATCGACGAGGCGCAGCGGGCCAGGATGGGTCACCTGCCCGAGGGGAAGGGCGTGCTGGGCCAGCTCATCACCGACCCGCGCCCGCTGCGCATCGCCGACCTCGGCGAGCACCCGTCCGCGGTGGGTCTCCCGCCCGGGCACCCCCCGATGCGCACCTTCCTCGGGGTGCCGGTGCTGGTCCGCGGCACCGTGTTCGGCAACCTCTACATGACCGAGAAGCACGGCGGCGGCCAGTTCACCGACGAGGACGAGGCGGTGCTGGTGGCCCTGGCCGGAGCCGCCGGCATCGCGATCGACAACGCCCGGCTCTACGCCGAGGGCGAGGTCCGCCGCCGGTGGCTGACCGCGGTCGGCGACGTCCGCGCCACGCTGCTGGGTGGCCTGCCCCCGGAACAGGCGCTGCAGCTGGTCGTCGACCGGGTCGCCACCCTGACCGCGGCAGACGGCGCCTGGCTGCTGTCCGGCCCCGACCCGGACGACGGGACCCACGAGGTCCGGGCGCAGTCCGGCGCCGGGCTGGCCGACGTCACCGGGCACCGCCTGCACCTCGGGCAGGCACCGACCCCGCAGACGGTGCCCGACCGGCGCGCGCTGACCCCCGTGGACCTGACCGGGTTCCCGCGCGCGGACCCCGACGCCGCACCCTGGGGCCCCGCGATCGGCGTGCCGCTGCCCAGCACCGACGCGCAGGCCGCCGTGGTGATCGCAGCCCGCCGCGGCGGCAGCCCGCGCTTCGACCCCGCCATCGGGCCGCTGGTCAGCGAGTTCGCCGACCAGGTGGCGCTGGCGCTGGACATGGCGGCCCGTCAGCAGGTCGCCCGGCGACTGGACGTCTACGCCGACCGGGACCGGATCGCCCGCGACCTGCACGACCACGTCATCCAGCGGCTGTTCGCCGCCGGCCTCAGCCTGCAGGCCACGGCCACCCGGGTGCGGGACGACGTCGTCGGGCAGCGGCTGCGCCAGGTGGTCGACCAGCTCGACGAGACCGTCCGCGACATCCGCACCACGATCTTCGACCTGCACACCACCGACGACGGCGAGCACGCCGGCAGCCTGCGACGGCAGGTCCTCGACATCGTCACCGAGACCGCCGGCGAGGACCTGCAGGCGACCGTGCGGACGTCCGGCGCGGTCGACAGCCTGGTCACCGGCGACCTCGCCGTCGACGTGGCCGCCGTCGTCCGCGAGGGGGTGGGCAACGCCGTCCGGCACGCCGGCGCCCGGCACGTGACGGTCACCCTGGACGTCGCCGACGCCGTCGTCGTCGAGGTCCGGGACGACGGCCGCGGGATCGACCCGACCGTGGCGTGCAGCGGCCTGCGCGACCTGGCCGAGCGGGCCCGGCGGCGGGGTGGGGAGTCGGTGGTCCAGCCGCTGCCCGAGGGCGGCACGCTGGTGCGCTGGCACGCCCCGCTGCCCTGA
- a CDS encoding pyridoxamine 5'-phosphate oxidase family protein, whose protein sequence is MDTLDDGRDAPSLDEAECLRLLDTAPIGRIAFTQGALPAVQPVTFTRGDGEIYVPTHPDSAVAAASRGAVVAFEVDEVDVGARTGWAVTVVGPSRLITDPAEVRRLDGLGTSTSVPPAGHCYVGVQVRLVRGRRIGPRPAVPDAPADLSTDGAGVPSWTG, encoded by the coding sequence GTGGACACCCTGGACGACGGACGCGACGCGCCGTCCCTGGACGAGGCCGAGTGCCTGCGCCTGCTGGACACCGCACCGATCGGCCGGATCGCCTTCACCCAGGGCGCACTGCCCGCCGTCCAGCCGGTGACCTTCACCCGGGGCGACGGGGAGATCTACGTCCCCACGCACCCCGACAGCGCGGTCGCCGCGGCGAGCCGGGGTGCGGTGGTCGCGTTCGAGGTCGACGAGGTCGACGTCGGTGCCCGCACCGGGTGGGCGGTCACCGTGGTCGGCCCCTCCCGGCTGATCACCGACCCGGCCGAGGTGCGCCGTCTCGACGGCCTGGGGACCAGCACGTCGGTCCCCCCGGCAGGGCACTGCTACGTCGGCGTGCAGGTGCGCCTCGTCCGCGGCCGGCGGATCGGGCCCCGCCCGGCCGTGCCGGACGCCCCGGCGGACCTGTCGACGGACGGGGCGGGGGTGCCGAGCTGGACGGGATGA
- a CDS encoding ABC transporter substrate-binding protein: MTLSLAACAESDDGGGGGGGAGADETGPIKIGAVLDITGAGASLGVPERQALELLAGQLEEEGGIDGREVELIIEDNQSTEDGAAKAMNKLVNEDEVDIVLGASRTGPSLAMRPIAESTETPMISLAANQAIVEGSEWVFKTAQNDRVVIERMIDYMAEQGWTTVGLARDASGFGEGVAEMFDEIGAEQGISVVATEKFAPDATDFTAQMVNLRDAGADVNVIWGIPPAAGLAQRAYDQLGIETPVMQSHGIGNQVFLDTAGDAAEGMVAPLGRLVVADQLPADDPQKEIITSFIDDYTAEYGAGPSTFSGHAYDAWQLAIDALSEEGTDPQAIREHLEGVTDFTGISGIFTMTPEDHAGLPKEALALVTVEGGQWKLVPDEGN; encoded by the coding sequence ATGACCCTCAGCCTGGCGGCCTGCGCCGAGTCCGACGACGGCGGTGGCGGCGGCGGCGGGGCCGGCGCCGACGAGACCGGCCCGATCAAGATCGGCGCGGTCCTCGACATCACCGGTGCCGGAGCGTCCCTCGGTGTCCCCGAGCGCCAGGCCCTCGAGCTGCTCGCCGGGCAGCTGGAGGAGGAGGGCGGCATCGACGGCCGCGAGGTCGAGCTGATCATCGAGGACAACCAGTCCACCGAGGACGGCGCCGCCAAGGCGATGAACAAGCTGGTGAACGAGGACGAGGTCGACATCGTCCTGGGCGCCAGCCGCACCGGTCCGAGCCTGGCGATGCGGCCGATCGCGGAGTCCACCGAGACGCCGATGATCTCCCTGGCCGCGAACCAGGCGATCGTCGAGGGCTCGGAGTGGGTCTTCAAGACCGCGCAGAACGACCGGGTCGTGATCGAGCGCATGATCGACTACATGGCCGAGCAGGGCTGGACGACCGTCGGCCTGGCCCGGGACGCCTCCGGCTTCGGCGAGGGCGTCGCGGAGATGTTCGACGAGATCGGCGCCGAGCAGGGCATCTCCGTCGTCGCGACGGAGAAGTTCGCCCCGGACGCCACCGACTTCACCGCACAGATGGTCAACCTGCGTGACGCCGGTGCCGACGTGAACGTGATCTGGGGTATCCCGCCGGCCGCCGGTCTGGCGCAGCGGGCCTACGACCAGCTGGGCATCGAGACGCCGGTGATGCAGAGCCACGGCATCGGCAACCAGGTCTTCCTGGACACCGCCGGGGACGCCGCCGAGGGCATGGTCGCGCCGCTGGGCCGCCTCGTCGTCGCCGACCAGCTGCCCGCCGACGACCCGCAGAAGGAGATCATCACCTCCTTCATCGACGACTACACCGCCGAGTACGGCGCCGGGCCCTCCACCTTCTCCGGGCACGCCTACGACGCCTGGCAGCTGGCCATCGACGCCCTGAGCGAGGAGGGGACCGACCCCCAGGCCATCCGCGAGCACCTGGAGGGCGTCACCGACTTCACCGGGATCAGCGGCATCTTCACGATGACCCCGGAGGACCACGCGGGGCTGCCGAAGGAGGCGCTCGCGCTGGTCACCGTGGAGGGCGGTCAGTGGAAGCTCGTCCCGGACGAGGGCAACTGA
- a CDS encoding branched-chain amino acid ABC transporter permease has product MTDLLQLLFAGLSQGAVYALVAIGFVAIFTVSGVINLAQGEFAALAGLVAISAVGSGLPLLAAVVLAVVSVALVAVIMERLVIFPVKRMTTLVSLILTLGVSTGLKALMLLVYGPNAEGLTPLTPGGFSVAGVSIRYQELWILLIAGLVSLAVYWFYERTLAGKSLRACAEQPVAARLVGISLTKASLISFLIAGTVGAIAGVLASPIYFTSWESGLTLGLKGFVAATLGGLISVRGAVLGGLLLGVLETLTAGYISTGLRDAVAFLLLIIVLVARPAGIFGRTAEARV; this is encoded by the coding sequence GTGACCGACCTGCTGCAGCTGCTGTTCGCCGGGCTCAGCCAGGGTGCGGTCTACGCACTCGTCGCCATCGGCTTCGTCGCGATCTTCACCGTCAGCGGGGTCATCAACCTCGCCCAGGGCGAGTTCGCGGCGCTGGCCGGGCTGGTGGCCATCTCCGCGGTGGGCAGCGGGCTCCCGCTGCTCGCCGCGGTGGTCCTCGCCGTGGTGTCGGTCGCGCTGGTCGCCGTGATCATGGAGCGGCTGGTCATCTTCCCGGTCAAGCGGATGACGACCCTCGTGTCGCTGATCCTCACGCTGGGTGTCTCCACCGGGCTCAAGGCCCTGATGCTGCTGGTCTACGGCCCCAACGCGGAGGGGCTGACCCCGCTCACCCCGGGCGGCTTCTCCGTCGCCGGGGTCAGCATCCGGTACCAGGAGCTGTGGATCCTGCTGATCGCCGGGCTGGTCTCGCTGGCGGTCTACTGGTTCTACGAGCGGACCCTGGCCGGCAAGTCGCTGCGCGCCTGCGCGGAGCAGCCGGTGGCCGCCCGGCTGGTCGGCATCTCGCTGACCAAGGCCTCGCTGATCAGCTTCCTGATCGCCGGGACCGTGGGCGCGATCGCCGGCGTGCTGGCCAGCCCGATCTACTTCACCTCCTGGGAGTCCGGGCTCACCCTCGGGCTCAAGGGCTTCGTCGCGGCCACCCTGGGCGGGCTGATCTCGGTGCGGGGCGCCGTGCTCGGCGGCCTCCTGCTGGGCGTGCTCGAGACGCTCACCGCCGGCTACATCAGCACCGGCCTGCGCGACGCGGTGGCCTTCCTGCTCCTGATCATCGTGCTCGTCGCCCGGCCCGCCGGGATCTTCGGGCGTACCGCGGAAGCGAGGGTCTGA
- a CDS encoding ABC transporter permease subunit: protein MAGRPVRRLPRIGARSRRSRRGDVIGIAVVALLMLALPLVASSSVINVGVYALIYALAALGLSLLMGLAGQVSLGQAGFFAIGAYTQAVLVTRYEWSGLPASVLAVAVTMLAALLVGLPLLRLRGHYLALATLGFGVIVTVLATESDFLGATSGIYGITKPEMNGRTYNSPTEYYLLLVPVVLLGLWLARNIVESRIGRALGAVNDSEVAAESLGVDTFRLRVQVFVLSAAYASVAGTAFAHWLGVINPNAANFPLSVKFLLMAVLGGVGSVYGAVVGAFAVEGLDDGLRRLIPELLPGAVGEVQLIGFGILLTTIMIFLPGGLHQLWTGARRRLAGSAPEPADDEEEIHLETVADDVPLLAREGRPAAGTPLLEVRGLTKRFGGVTAVDDFDLTVSAGEIVALIGPNGAGKTTAFNMISGAVTPTAGEVTMAGTRVEGRKPHVFARAGATRTFQNLQIFSSATVLGNVMVGRHLRSRAGMLGAALVLPARREERAVEESARELLDLLGLGEDADRLAADLPFGRQRLVEIARALALDPDLLLLDEPMAGLSGTERRELARLLRRLRAGGMAIVLVEHDVEAVLALADRVAVLEDGVRIALGTPDEVRHDPAVVAAYLGVEPEDGAAAAVAEAGAP, encoded by the coding sequence ATGGCCGGTCGACCGGTCCGTCGACTGCCCCGGATCGGGGCCCGCAGCCGCCGCAGTCGCCGCGGCGACGTCATCGGCATCGCCGTCGTGGCGCTGCTGATGCTGGCGCTGCCCCTGGTCGCCTCCTCCAGCGTCATCAACGTCGGGGTCTACGCGCTCATCTACGCCCTCGCCGCGCTCGGGCTCTCCCTGCTGATGGGCCTGGCCGGCCAGGTCAGCCTGGGCCAGGCCGGCTTCTTCGCGATCGGGGCCTACACGCAGGCGGTGCTCGTCACCCGCTACGAGTGGAGCGGGCTGCCGGCGTCGGTGCTGGCGGTCGCGGTGACGATGCTGGCGGCCCTGCTGGTGGGGCTCCCGCTGCTGCGGCTGCGCGGCCACTACCTCGCCCTGGCCACCCTCGGCTTCGGCGTGATCGTCACCGTGCTGGCCACCGAGTCCGACTTCCTGGGCGCCACCTCCGGCATCTACGGCATCACCAAGCCGGAGATGAACGGCCGCACCTACAACTCCCCGACCGAGTACTACCTGCTGCTGGTCCCGGTCGTGCTGCTGGGCCTGTGGCTGGCCCGCAACATCGTGGAGAGCCGCATCGGCCGCGCGCTGGGCGCGGTCAACGACTCGGAGGTCGCCGCCGAGTCCCTCGGCGTGGACACCTTCCGGCTGCGGGTGCAGGTCTTCGTGCTCTCGGCCGCCTACGCCAGCGTCGCCGGGACGGCGTTCGCCCACTGGCTGGGGGTCATCAACCCGAACGCGGCCAACTTCCCGCTGTCGGTGAAGTTCCTGCTGATGGCCGTGCTCGGCGGCGTGGGCAGCGTCTACGGCGCGGTCGTCGGGGCCTTCGCCGTCGAGGGCCTGGACGACGGCCTGCGCCGGCTGATCCCCGAGCTGCTGCCCGGTGCGGTCGGTGAGGTGCAGCTGATCGGCTTCGGCATCCTGCTGACCACGATCATGATCTTCCTGCCCGGCGGGCTGCACCAGCTGTGGACCGGGGCACGGCGTCGCCTGGCCGGCAGCGCTCCCGAGCCCGCCGACGACGAGGAGGAGATCCACCTCGAGACGGTGGCCGACGACGTCCCGCTGCTCGCCCGGGAGGGGCGGCCGGCCGCGGGCACGCCACTGCTGGAGGTCCGCGGGCTGACCAAGCGCTTCGGCGGGGTCACCGCCGTCGACGACTTCGACCTCACCGTCTCGGCGGGGGAGATCGTGGCGCTGATCGGGCCCAACGGCGCCGGCAAGACCACCGCGTTCAACATGATCAGCGGGGCGGTCACCCCGACCGCGGGCGAGGTCACCATGGCCGGCACCCGGGTGGAGGGGCGCAAGCCGCACGTGTTCGCCCGGGCCGGGGCGACCCGGACGTTCCAGAACCTGCAGATCTTCTCCTCGGCGACCGTGCTGGGGAACGTGATGGTCGGGCGTCACCTGCGCAGCCGCGCCGGGATGCTCGGGGCGGCACTCGTGCTGCCGGCCCGGCGGGAGGAGCGCGCCGTCGAGGAGTCGGCGCGCGAGCTGCTGGACCTGCTCGGCCTGGGGGAGGACGCCGACCGCCTCGCCGCCGACCTGCCCTTCGGCCGGCAGCGGCTGGTCGAGATCGCCCGGGCCCTGGCCCTCGACCCCGACCTGCTGCTGCTGGACGAGCCCATGGCCGGCCTGTCCGGCACGGAGCGGCGCGAGCTGGCCCGGTTGCTGCGCCGGCTGCGGGCCGGCGGCATGGCGATCGTCCTGGTCGAGCACGACGTCGAGGCGGTGCTCGCCCTCGCCGACCGGGTCGCCGTGCTGGAGGACGGCGTCCGGATCGCGCTCGGCACGCCCGACGAGGTGCGGCACGACCCGGCGGTGGTGGCGGCCTACCTGGGCGTCGAGCCGGAGGACGGTGCCGCGGCCGCGGTCGCCGAGGCGGGCGCACCGTGA
- a CDS encoding ABC transporter ATP-binding protein, whose protein sequence is MSLEVRGLHAGYGRLAVLHGIDLTAGEGELVAVIGANGAGKTTLLRALSGLLPVTAGTVHLAGTDVTGYGPEKLARTGLAHVPENRLVFPSLTVVDNLVLGGYTRRRGPAADRAQARDRAMALFPRLEPRLEQAAGTLSGGEQQMLAIARGLMAQPRVLVLDEPSVGLAPRLVGEIFSALGKLRDDGLTLVVVEQNARAAFAVADRVSVMDRGRVVLEGDPAALSTDPRVSGGFLGGGFAADADAEASAGPAAPAVPRAGSGATRATERP, encoded by the coding sequence ATGAGCCTGGAGGTCCGCGGACTGCACGCCGGGTACGGCCGGCTGGCCGTGCTGCACGGCATCGACCTCACCGCCGGGGAGGGCGAGCTGGTCGCCGTCATCGGCGCGAACGGGGCGGGCAAGACGACGCTGCTGCGGGCGCTGTCCGGGCTGCTGCCGGTCACCGCCGGCACGGTGCACCTGGCCGGCACCGACGTCACCGGGTACGGGCCGGAGAAGCTGGCCCGCACCGGGCTGGCGCACGTGCCGGAGAACCGGCTGGTGTTCCCGTCGCTGACCGTGGTCGACAACCTGGTGCTGGGGGGCTACACCCGCCGGCGCGGGCCGGCGGCCGACCGGGCGCAGGCCCGCGACCGGGCGATGGCGCTGTTCCCGCGGCTGGAGCCGCGGCTGGAGCAGGCCGCCGGGACGCTGTCCGGCGGTGAGCAGCAGATGCTGGCCATCGCCCGTGGGCTGATGGCCCAGCCGCGCGTGCTGGTGCTCGACGAGCCCAGCGTCGGGCTGGCGCCGCGGCTGGTGGGGGAGATCTTCTCCGCCCTCGGCAAGCTCCGCGACGACGGCCTGACCCTGGTGGTCGTGGAGCAGAACGCCCGCGCCGCCTTCGCCGTCGCCGACCGGGTCTCGGTGATGGACCGCGGCCGGGTCGTGCTCGAGGGCGACCCGGCGGCGCTGTCGACCGACCCGCGGGTGTCCGGGGGCTTCCTCGGCGGCGGCTTCGCGGCCGACGCCGACGCCGAGGCGTCTGCCGGGCCGGCGGCACCCGCGGTGCCGCGCGCCGGCAGCGGGGCGACCCGGGCGACCGAGCGGCCGTGA
- a CDS encoding alpha-hydroxy acid oxidase — protein MSPAEMVALLRVRRPELDGDRRRLARCHTVADLRTTARRRLPRAVFDYVDGAAEDEVTMRRNRAAFDEWELVPSVLRDVGEVELGTEVLGARTALPMVLGPTGFTRMVHPDGELAVARAAAARGIPYTAATMGTTSLEDVAAEVAAAAGGPTQWFQLYVWRDRGLCKELISRAREAGYRALVLTVDTPVPGARERDLRNGLTIPPELGLRTLADGARRPHWWWGLLRSEAVTFANVQHVAGGPQAVMEFVGRQFDPTVTWDDIAWMVEAWGGPFVVKGVLTAADARRAAAAGVDAVVVSNHGGRQLDHVGATLTALTEVVDAVGADLEVLVDSGFRRGTDIATALALGARAVLLGRPQLYGLAVGGQAGVERAVDLLAAELRRALQLLGVTDVAQLDRSVLRHR, from the coding sequence GTGAGCCCCGCGGAGATGGTCGCGCTGCTGCGCGTCCGGCGCCCGGAGCTGGACGGCGACCGGCGCCGGCTGGCCCGCTGCCACACGGTGGCGGACCTGCGGACCACCGCCCGCCGGCGGCTGCCGCGGGCGGTCTTCGACTACGTCGACGGCGCGGCCGAGGACGAGGTCACGATGCGCCGCAACCGGGCCGCCTTCGACGAGTGGGAGCTGGTGCCCTCGGTGCTCCGCGACGTGGGGGAGGTGGAGCTCGGCACCGAGGTGCTCGGTGCCCGCACCGCGCTGCCGATGGTGCTGGGGCCCACCGGCTTCACCCGGATGGTGCACCCGGACGGCGAGCTGGCCGTGGCCCGGGCGGCCGCGGCCCGCGGCATCCCGTACACCGCGGCCACGATGGGCACCACGTCGCTGGAGGACGTCGCAGCCGAGGTCGCTGCCGCGGCAGGCGGCCCGACGCAGTGGTTCCAGCTCTACGTGTGGCGCGACCGCGGGCTGTGCAAGGAGCTGATCAGCCGCGCCCGCGAGGCCGGCTACCGGGCCCTGGTGCTGACCGTGGACACCCCCGTGCCCGGGGCCCGCGAGCGGGACCTGCGCAACGGCCTGACGATCCCGCCGGAGCTCGGCCTGCGCACGCTGGCCGACGGCGCCCGCCGGCCGCACTGGTGGTGGGGCCTGCTCCGCTCGGAGGCGGTCACCTTCGCCAACGTGCAGCACGTGGCCGGCGGTCCGCAGGCGGTGATGGAGTTCGTGGGCCGGCAGTTCGACCCGACCGTCACCTGGGACGACATCGCGTGGATGGTCGAGGCCTGGGGCGGGCCGTTCGTGGTCAAGGGCGTGCTGACCGCGGCCGACGCGCGGCGGGCGGCGGCGGCCGGGGTGGACGCGGTCGTGGTCTCCAACCACGGCGGCCGCCAGCTCGACCACGTCGGGGCGACGCTGACCGCGCTGACCGAGGTCGTGGACGCCGTCGGCGCCGACCTGGAGGTGCTCGTCGACTCCGGGTTCCGGCGGGGCACCGACATCGCCACGGCGCTCGCGCTCGGTGCCCGCGCGGTGCTGCTGGGCCGGCCGCAGCTGTACGGCCTGGCCGTCGGCGGGCAGGCCGGCGTCGAGCGGGCGGTCGACCTGCTCGCCGCCGAGCTGCGCCGAGCGCTCCAGCTGCTCGGGGTCACCGACGTGGCCCAGCTCGACCGCTCGGTGCTGCGCCACCGCTGA
- a CDS encoding thioesterase family protein: MPDVPPLDIPVGATATLDVVVTHELTVHFDELGPVHPVYATYSMAKHFEEAGRKLLLQHLQPGHAGIGRSVAVEHLGPAWVGDGVTVVARCTEVSGNRLTCACTATDARGRELGRGTTVQVVLPEDLLEQRIGPAARAARG; encoded by the coding sequence GTGCCCGACGTCCCGCCGCTCGACATCCCCGTGGGCGCGACCGCGACGCTGGACGTCGTGGTCACCCACGAGCTCACCGTGCACTTCGACGAGCTCGGCCCCGTGCACCCGGTCTACGCGACCTACAGCATGGCCAAGCACTTCGAGGAGGCCGGCCGCAAGCTGCTGCTGCAGCACCTCCAGCCCGGTCACGCGGGGATCGGCCGGTCGGTGGCGGTCGAGCACCTGGGGCCGGCGTGGGTCGGGGACGGCGTCACCGTCGTGGCCCGCTGCACGGAGGTCTCGGGCAACCGGCTGACCTGCGCCTGCACCGCCACCGACGCCCGGGGCCGGGAGCTGGGCCGCGGGACGACGGTGCAGGTGGTGCTGCCCGAGGACCTGCTGGAGCAGCGGATCGGCCCGGCCGCGCGGGCGGCCCGCGGCTGA